ATCGATCCGGAGGCGTTTTTTCGTACTTATAACGAAGGCAAAGCCTCCGGTCCATACAGACTGGAGGCTTTGCCTTACGTTAGGGTGTATAGCGGGCGAATTGCTTAACCGACTGCGATCCAGGACAACAGCCCTTCGGGGAGAGAACCGACGTGGATTTTCGTAATCGTGAGCTTCGCCGATTGATTCGTTACAGCGCCGATGGAAGCATAACACGAATGGTGGTTCGTGTTCGCTACAATCGTATAGTCGGCGTGATCGAAGCTCTGCGGGAAGAGGATCTCCACCTCAACCGATGCGTCGAGCGGGCCGAACGAAAACCGGGCCGATCCGAATTGCATGTTGACCGCCCGCGCTTGCGGAGATCGGACAACGTTCGTTGCGAGCTTCTCCGCTCCAACGGAGCCGTCTCGAATATGACGGGAGGTTACGGCGCCGTCTGCGATCTTGTTCTCCGTAACTTGGGAATCGCCGAGATGATTCGCCGCGATCGACGAAGGAGACAATAAGTCCGAAGTTATGCTCTGTTTCGCGATTTTATCGTTCGTTACCGAACCGTTCGCAAGATGCTCCGTCATTACGCATTCTTCGGAGAGATGGTCGGATCGAACGGACGCCGAAGCGATATGAATGTCTTGAACGGAGGCATCGGCAAGATGCACTCCGGTTACGGCGCATTCTTGAATCGTTTCGCTGGCGACGGATCTTGCTTGAAGATGTTCTTCTCCGATGCTATTCGTAGCGAGTTTGGATCCGTCGATACTACCGGCTTGAATGTCGAGCGTTCCTTCGGCGAGATGCGAACGAGTCACGGAACCGTTCCGCAGCTCGAGAGAACCGATGGCGCCTTCTTCGATGTGCTCGGACCCAATCGATCGGGCAGCGATTTTGTCGGCGGTTACGGCACCAGGGGCGATATGCTCCCCGCTCACGCTTCCCGAAGCAAGCTTGGATCCGACGATGCTGCCGTCCTCGATGTCAAGCGTTCCCTCGGCGAGGTGCGAGCGGGTGACCGAACCGAATTGAATATGGAGCGAGCCGATGGCGCCTTCCTCAATGTGCTTGGAACCGATCGAAGACGAAGCAATTTTTTCGGCGGTGACGGCCCCCGAGGCGATATGCTCCCCGCTGACGCTTCCCGAAGCAAGCTTGGATCCGACGATGCTGCCGTCCTCGATGTCAAGCGTTCCCTCAGCGAGGTGCGAACGAGTGACGGACCCGGCTTGCAGTTGGAGCGAGCCGATGGCGCCCTCTTCAATGTGCTCGGAACCGATCGAAGACGAAGCGATTTTTTCGGCGGTGACGGCCCCCGAGGCAATATGCTCTTCGCTGACGCTGCCCGAAGCAAGCTTGGATCCGACGATGCTGCCGTCCTCGATGTCGAGCGTTCCCTCGGCGAGATGCGAGCGGGTGACGGAACCGGTCTGCAGTTGGAGCGAGCCGATAGCGCCCTCTTCAATGTGATCGGAACGGATCGATGACGAAGCGATCTTGTCGGCGGTGACGGCCCCCGGGGCAATATGTTCTTCGCTGACGCTGCTCAAGGCAAGCTTGGATCCGTCGATGGTGCCGTCCTCGATGTCGAGCGTTCCCTCGGCGAGATGCGAACGAGTGACGGAACCGGCCTGCAGTTGGAGCGAGCCGATGGCGCCCTCTTCAATGTGCTCGGAACCGATCGAAGACGAAGCGATTTTTTCGGCGGTGACGGCCCCCGAGGCAATATGCTCTTCGCTGACGCTGCCCGAGGCTAGCTTGGATCCGTCGATGCTGCCGACTTCGATGTCGAGCGTTCCCTCGGCGAGATGCGAGCGGGTGACCGAACCGAATTGAATATGAAGCGAGCCGATGGCACCCTCTTCGATATGCTCGGACCCGATCGAAGACGAAGCGATCTTGTCGCCGGTGACGGCCCCCGGGGCGATATGCGCTTCGCTGACGGTGCCCGAGGCAAGCTTGGATCCGTCGATGCTGCCATTCTCGATGTCGAGCGTTCCCTCGGCGAGATGCGAGCGGGTGACCGAACCGAATTGAATATGAAGCGAGCCGATGGCGTCTTCTTCAATGTGTTCGGACCCGATCGAAGACAAAGCGATCTTTTCACTTGTAACGGCCCCTGGAAGAATATGCTCCTCATAGACGCTATCAACGGCAAGTTTAGATCCGTCGATGCTGCCGTCTTCGATGTCGAGCGTTCCCTCGACAAGATGCGCACGAGAAATCGAGCCGGGTTGCAATTGCAGCGAACCGACGGCGCCATCCTCGAGATGTTCGGCGCGGATCGATAAAGGGGCGATTTTCTCGCCGGTGACGGCCTCGTCTCGAAGATGCTCTTCGGCGATGGAGCCCGCTGCAAGTTTGGTCCCGTCGATGCTTCCGGACTGCACATGCACTCCCTCGATGGCACCCTTCCGTAGCTGCGCGGAGCCGATGGTTCCTTCCGCGAGATGCTCGGAGCGAATCGCGCCGGATGTGATATTCCGCGAGGAGACGGCATTATCCGACAAATGCTTATTCAATATCGACGTTTCCGCTATATGTTCGGACAGAACCGCGGCGGGACGAAGGTGAATGCTCTGTACGGATTGATAGGCCAAGTGTTTCCCAAGTACATTTTCCGCGGTCAGATGAATGGACTTTACGGAATGCTCGGCTAAGTGATCGCTCTTCACCGCGCCGTCTTGCAAGTGAGATTCGGAAATCGAAGCCGGCGCGATGTGCGTTCCCGTGATGGAGTCGTTCGCGACATGTTCGGATCGAACCGCGCCGGACGCCAGTTTCTCGGCATCGACTGCGCCGGGTTGCAGCGATACGCTCGACACGCTTCCCGGAGTCAAGTGCTCCGCACGGATCAACTGCTCGGCAAGGTGCTCGCCGGTGACGGCTCCGACATCGATATGGGCGGAGCCGACGGAGCCCGGAGCGATCTTATCCGAGGTGACGATTTCAGGGCTCAAATGGCGGTTGTGAATGGAGAGCGCGCGCAGCTTCTCCCCGGAGATGATGCCGTCGGCTAGCTTCTCTACCGTGAAGACGCCTTCGTCCAGATGCGCGGCCTTGATGGAGCCGGGCGAAAGATGGTACCCGCGAATCGATTCCGCGGCGATATGCTCGGAGAGAATGGCGTCCTCCGCGATTTTGTCGCCGGTAACGGCTCGTTCCGTTATCTTCTCGGTGCCGATCGACCGACGTGCGATATGAACGGATTCGACGGCGGAAGGCGCGATATGCTCGGAGAGGATCGTCGATTTCGCAATCTTATCGCCGGTGACGGCGTCATCGGCAAGGTGGGAGGTCGAGACCGATTCCGACGCAAGCTTGGAAGAGGTGACGCCTTCCTCCGCCAGATGCTTCGTCCCCACGGCCGAGTCGTCGATATGGCGAGCTTTCACGGCACCCGGCGCAAGCTTCGCGTCGTTCACGGCTTCGTCCGCGATCGACGGGGTAAGGACGGAGCTGCGTTGCAGGTGCACCGATACAATGCTGTTCGGAGAGAGATGACTGCTGACGATAGCTCCTTCGCACAGGTGATCGCGCGTCACGCTCGAAGTCGATAAGTGATGTTTTTCGATCGCGCCGAGAGCCAGCTTCTCGGAGGTGATGGCTCCGTCGGACAATTTCTCGGACGTCACCGAGCCGGCCGCGAGTTTATCGGAGGTGACGGATTGCGCCGAGAGCTTATCGTTCGTTACGGCATGCTGGGCGAGGTGCGGTGTCGTGACGGCTTCATGCCTCAGATGTAAGGCGGAGATACTGTCCGGCGCCACCTTGCTCCCCGTGACGGCACGATTTTGCAGCATGGCGGACGAAACCGCCTCATCCTGGATATGGTCGAAAGTGACGGATCCGGACTTGATATGAATCGATCCGACGGAATTCTCCGCCAGCTTCGCGTCCGTTACCGCATGATCGGAAAGTTTCTCCGTCGTGACGGAATCGTTCCCGAGCTTGATCGAATTCACCGCGCCGTTGGCGAGATGGGCGGATTGAATCGAGCTGACCGACAGCTTGCTTGCTGTAATAGATCCGTCCTGCATCAGACTGCCCGAGATCGACTGCGGCGCCAGATGGGCGGTCGTGATCGACCCTTCCGCAATCTTATGGGAGTCGATCGCTTTGTCGGCCAGCTTCTCGGACGTAATGCAGCCGTCTATTAGGTGGTGTCCTTGGATGGAACGGTGCGCGAGCTTATCCGCGGTGACGGAATGGTTCGCCAGATGCCGCTGATCGACCGCGTGATCGGCGATTTTGCGGGAGGTTACGCTGCCGTCCGCGATTTTTACTTCCTTTATAATATAGTCCTGCAATTCGTCCGTACCGATACCCGACAATTTTATCTTCTTGCCGTCGATCGTGCGGTTTTGAATCTTGTCGTTCGTGACGGCTTGATCGGAAATATCGTCGGTGTAAATGATCGGTCCGTCGACGACTTCCCTTCGTTTCTCGATTTCGATGGCGGACTCTTTAAATTCAACCTTCTTCTTCTCGGTCCCGGCGTTGCGCTTTGCCGGCGGGCTCGCGCTGGCGGCCGACAGCGAAGCGCGCGGCTCTTCCTGAGTATCCTGCATCGAATCCACATCCGGATCCGCGCTCAGCCAATTCATCTCGTTGATGCGGTCCGGCCATCGAGTCGATTTCCTCGGTCTCTTCCTCATTCGTGAATTTGCTCCTTTCGCACCTTTCTACAGCAAGATATGCATTTGCCTAAAGGACGGAAACGGGAAAAGGAAAAACGTTCGCATTATTTTACGGCCATAAAATGGTAAATGATGGTATGCATAAACTATTTGAAGATTTCCTTGACGTCCGCCTATAAAATTTGATATTATAGTGAGCGTTGGTCTGTGACTGTGCGATGATGCGAGAGGTTGCCGACACACCCGGCCCCTTTGCCATGAAGTGGGTATGCGGTGTTCAAGAGCAGTCGGAGAATTTTCGCGGAGTATGTCCGATTACAAAATTGGGCGATAGAAGGAGGGATTTTCACCATGGCGAAGCAAAAGATTCGTATCCGTTTGAAGGCGTACGATCACAGAGTTCTTGACCAGTCCGCGGAGAAAATCGTCGACACGGCAAAGCGTTCCGGAGCAGGCGTTTCCGGTCCGATTCCGTTGCCGACGGAGAAGCAAATCATCACGATCTTGCGCGCGGTGCACAAGTACAAGGATTCCCGGGAGCAGTTCGAAATGCGTACGCATAAGCGTCTGATCGACATTGTCAACCCGACGCCGCAAACTGTCGACGCTTTGATGCGCTTGGACTTGCCGTCCGGTGTAGATATCGAAATCAAGCTCTAATTCAAGAGCGATCAAGGCAACACGCGTATATAACGCAAACCATCATTTACTTATAGGGCGAAAAGAGGTGTCAACATGACAAAAGGTATCTTAGGAAAGAAACTGGGCATGACGCAGGTGTTTACCGAAGACGGCAACGTCGTACCGGTAACGGTCATCCAAGCAGGACCTTGCGTAGTTCTTCAGAAGAAGGACGGCGAGAATGACGGCTATACCGCGATCCAGCTCGGCTTCGACGAGAAGAAAGAGAAGAACACTACGAAACCGGCGCTTGGCCACGTGAAGAAGGCTGGCACGACTCCTAAGCGCTACATTAAAGAATTCCGCGATGTCGACTTGTCTCAATACGAAGTTGGCCAGGTGGTTTCGGCCGACCTGTTCGCGGAAGGCGAGTATGTTGACGTGACGGGAACTTCCAAGGGCCGCGGAACGCTCGGCGCGATCCAACGCTGGAACATGAGCCGCGGACCGATGTCCCACGGTTCCAAGTATCACAGAGGTCAAGGTTCCCTCGCGATTCACCGCGACGCGAACCGCGTACCGAAGGGCAAGAAGATGGCGGGCCGCACGGGTAACGAGACGGTTACGCTGCAAAATCTCAAGGTCGTTAAAGTAGACACGGAGCGCAACGTTCTGTTGATCAGCGGTTCCATCCCTGGCGCGAAGAACAGCTACGTGAAAATCGCTTCGGCCATTAAGAAATAAGAAAGGAGGAGCATCCATGCCGAAAGTTGCTTTATATAACGCAAGCGGCGCCCAAGTGGGCGAAGTCGAATTGGCGGATACGGTATTCGGCGTCGAGCCGAACAAATACGTAATGCACGACGCGGTGTTGCTGCAGCAGGCTTCCCTGCGCGCCGGCACGCACAAGACGAAGGGTCGCAGCGAAGTGCGCGGCGGCGGTCGCAAGCCTTGGAAACAAAAAGGCACAGGCCGCGCGCGTCAAGGCTCCATTCGTTCTCCGCAATGGAAAGGCGGCGGTATCGTCTTCGGACCGACTCCGCGCAGCTACGGTTTCAAACTGCCGAAGAAAGTTCGTCGTCTGGCGCTGAAATCCGCGCTCTCTTCGAAAGTGATCGACAACGAAATCATCGTTCTCGACGCGCTCTCGATCGCGGCGCCGAAGACGAAGGAAATCAAGGCGATTTTGAACAACCTGAAGATCGACCGCAAGGCGCTTGTCGTCACGGCTGAATACGACGATAACGTAGCATTGTCCGTACGGAACTTGCCGAACGCGAAGTTCGTATCGGCGGAAGGCATCAACGTGCTCGACGTACTCGGTTACGACAAGCTCATCATCACGAAGGATGCCGCCAAGAAAGTCGAGGAGGTGTTCGCGTAATGAAGAGCCCATATGATATTATCCGTCGCCCGATCATCACGGAGCGTACGAGCGAGCTGATGGAAGACAAGAAATACGTCTTCGAAGTCGATCGTCGCGTGAATAAGACGGAAATCAAACAAGCGGTCGAAGCGATCTTCCAAGTGAAGGTCACGAGCGTTAACACGATCAACGTCGCAGCCAAGCCGAAGCGCTACGGCCGTTACAACGGCTACACTTCCGAGTGGAAGAAAGCCATCGTTACGCTTAGCCCGGACAGCAAAGAACTCGCGTTCTTCGAAACGGCGGAATAACACTCTTTAAAGAAGGAGGGAAACCAGATGCCAATCAAAAGTTTTAAACCGTATACGGCGTCGCGCCGTCAGATGACGGTCAACGCGTTCTCGGAAATCACGACGGACCAGCCGGAGAAATCCTTGCTTGCGCCGCTCATGAACAAAGCGGGCCGCAACAACCAAGGTAAAATCACGACTCGTCACCACGGCGGCGGTCACAAGCGGAAATACCGGATCATCGACTTCAAGCGCAACAAGGACGGCGTTCCTGGACGCGTGGCGACGATCGAATACGATCCGAACCGTACGGCGAACATCGCTTTGATCAACTACGTCGACGGCGAGAAGCGCTACATCCTCGCGCCGAAGGGCTTGAAGGTAGACGACGTGATCGTCTCCGGTCCGGACGCCGACATCAAAGTGGGCAACTCGTTGCCGATGGAGAACATTCCGGTCGGTACCGTGATCCACAACATCGAGCTGAAGCCGGGCAAGGGCGGCCAGTTGGTCCGCGCTGCAGGCACGGAAGCTCAATTGCTCGGTAAAGAAGAAACTTACGTCATCGTTCGCTTGTCTTCCGGCGAGATGCGCCGCATTCTCAAGGTGTGCCGCGCGACGATCGGTTCCGTAGGCAACGAAGACCACGAGTTGATCAACATCGGTAAAGCCGGCCGCAGCCGTTGGATGCGCAAGCGCCCGACCGTCCGCGGTGTCGTCATGAACCCGAACGATCACCCGCACGGCGGCGGCGAAGGTCGCGCACCGATCGGCCGCAAGTCTCCGATGTCCCCGTGGGGCAAGAAGACGCTTGGCGCGAAGACTCGGAAGAAGAACAAAGCATCCGACAAATATATCGTTCGTCGCCGCACGAAGTAATCGGCGCACCGCGAACGAACCTAAGCCTGGAAGGGAGGATCATCCATGGGCCGCAGCTTAAAGAAAGGGCCGTTCATCGACGGCTACCTGCTTAAGAAAGTCGAAGAACTGAACGCGTCCGGCAAGAAGGTCGTCATCAAGACTTGGTCCCGCCGCTCGACGGTATTCCCGCAATTCGTGGGTCATACGTTCGGCGTATACGACGGCCGCAAGCACGTTCCGGTTTACGTAACGGAGGACATGGTTGGCCACAAGCTCGGCGAATTCGCGCCGACGCGGACGTACAAGGGTCATACCGACGACGACAAGAAAACCGGAAGAAGATAACAATTCGAACGACCAGCGGGAAAAGGGTGCGCGATAAGCGGATCGTTTTCCCCAATACGGACAAGGTCACTCGAGAGGAGGGTACTATCTCGTGGAAGCGAAAGCACATTTGAGTCATGTTCGCATCACGGCACGGAAAGCGCGCCTGGTGCTCGATCTCATTCGCGGCAAGCAGGTGGGCGAAGCGATCTCCATCCTTCGTCATACGCCTCGCGGCGCATCGCCGGTCATCGAGAAGTTGTTGAACTCGGCCATCGCCAACGCGGAACATAACTACAACTTGGATCCGAACAAATTGGTCATCTCCCAAGCGTATGCTAACGAAGGGCCGACCATGAAGCGGATGCAACCGCACGCGCAAGGCCGCGCATTCTCGATCTTCAAGCGCACGAGCCACATCACGCTCGCGGTTAAGGAACAATAATACTTCACCAATAAGGAGGGAAACGTGTGGGTCAAAAAGTCAGCCCGGTAGGACTCCGAATCGGAATTATCCGCGATTGGGAATCGAAATGGTACGCCGACAAGGAGTTCGGCAAACTCCTGATCGAAGATGTCAAAATCCGTGAGTTCCTCAAGAATAAATTGAAAGAATGCTCCGTATCCCGCATCGACATCGAGCGCGCGGCGAACCGCGTGAACGTCACTATTCATACGGCGAAGCCCGGAATGGTTATCGGTAAAGGCGGAGCGGAAGTCGAAGTCATCCGCGGTCAACTCGCGAAGATGACGGACAAGAAAGTCCACATCAACATCTCCGAAATCAAGAACGCCGAATTGGACGCGATTCTTGTCGCGGAATCGATCGCGCAGCAGCTTGAGCGCCGCGTCTCGTTCCGTCGCGCAATGAAGCAAGCGATCCAACGCACGCTGCGTTCCGGCGCGAAGGGGATCAAGACTTCGGTCAGCGGTCGTCTCGGCGGCGCGGAAATCGCGCGTACGGAAGGCTATAGCGAAGGCACGGTGCCGCTGCACACGCTGCGCGCCGACATCGATTACGGTACGGCGGAAGCGCACACGACCTACGGACGCATCGGCGTTAAAGTATGGATCTATCGCGGCGAAGTTCTGCCTGCTGCAAAGCGGAGAACGAAGAAGGAAGGAGAGCAATAAACCATGTTACTTCCTAAACGCGTCAAATACCGCAAAGAACAACGCGGCAGCATGAAGGGCCGCGCGAAAGGCGGTACTGAAGTCGCATTCGGCGAATACGGTTTGCAGGCGCTCGAGCCGGCTTGGGTGACCAACCGCCAGATCGAAGCGGCACGTATCGCAATGACCCGTTACATCAAGCGGGGCGGTAAAGTATGGATTAAAATCTTCCCTTCCAAGCCGATTACGCAAAAGCCGCTTGAAGTCCGGATGGGTAGCGGTAAAGGTAACGTCGAGAAGTGGGTTGCTGTCGTAAAACCAGGCAAGATCTTATTCGAACTCGCCGGGGTGAGCGAAGAGATCGCTCGCGAGGCTATGAGACTCGCGTCGCACAAACTTCCGATCAAGACGAAGTTCGTGAAGCGCGAAGAATTGGGTGGTGAAGCAAATGAAAGCTAATGACCTTCGCAACTTGACCACTGCCGAAATCGAACAAAAAGTAGCGGGTTATAAAGAAGAGTTGTTCAACCTCCGCTTTCAACTGGCGACCGGCCAATTGGATAACCCAACCCGGATCAGAGAAGTGCGCAAAGAAATCGCCCGCGCGAAGACGGTTTTGCGCGAGCGCGAACTCGGGATCGGATCCTAATCGAGAGGAGGCTTGAGCAGTGACTGAACGTAACCTTCGAAAAGAGCAGATCGGCAAAGTCGTCAGCGATAAGATGGATAAGACGATCGTCGTTGCGGTAGAGACGTACAAGAAGCACGAACTCTATCACAAGCGGATTAAGTATACGAAGAAGTTCAAAGCTCACGACGAAACGAACGAAGCGAAAATCGGCGACACGGTCCGCATCATGGAGACGCGCCCGTTGTCCAAAGACAAGCGCTGGAGACTCGTCGAAATCGTGGAAAAAGCGGTAATCGTGTAAGCAACATTACGGTTTGAACGCATGCGAAAGGAGGTCACAACGTGATCCAACCATTTAGCCGTTTGAAAGTGGCCGACAACTCCGGGGCGAAAGAATTGATGTGTATCCGCGTGTTGGGCGGCACGGGTCGTCGTGCAGCGCATATCGGCGACTTGATCGTATGTTCCGTCAAGGAAGCAACACCAGGTGGCGTTGTCAAGAAGGGCGACGTCGTTAAGGCGGTTATCGTCCGCACGGTTCGCGGCGCACGCCGGAAAGACGGTTCTTACATCTCGTTCGACGAGAACGCAGCCGTGATCGTGAAGGAAGACAAGAGCCCGCGCGGCACTCGTATTTTCGGACCGGTCGCTCGCGAACTTCGCGATCGCGATTTCATGAAGATCGTATCTTTGGCTCCCGAGGTTATCTAATCCGGGGCATCGGACCTTAAGTCGATAGAAACCGTGTAACACAGGAGGTGTAAACATGCCTAGATTGAAGAAGATCCTCGAAAGCCACAACAACAAATTGCACGTGAAGAAGGACGATACGGTCATCGTCATCACGGGTAAAGATAAAGGCAAGAAGGGCCGGATCATCGCTTCGTACCCGCGTGAAAACCGCGTTCTCGTAGAAGGCGTGAACATGGTGAAGAAGCACACGAAGCCGAACCCGGCGAATCCGCAAGGCGGCATCATCGAACAAGAAGCTCCGATTCACGCTTCGAACGTGATGCACATCGACCCGAAGAGCGGCAAGCCGACTCGGATCGGTTACAAGACGCTTGATAACGGCAAAAAAGTACGCGTCGCCAAGAAATCCGGCGAAGTGATCGACTAACTACCCCGCGTAGGAAGGAGGACAATGCAACCATGGCAGCAAGACTGAAAGAGAAGTTCTTGAACGAAGTGACTCCTGCATTGATGCAGAAGTTCAGCTATCAATCGGTAATGCAAGTGCCGAAGATCGAGAAGGTCGTCATCAACATGGGCGTGGGCGACGCAGCAGGCAACGCGAAGCTGCTCGACGCGGCTGTGGAAGAGATGCAAACGATCGCCGGTCAGAAGCCGATCATTACGAAGGCGAAGAAATCCATCGCAGGCTTCAAGCTTCGCGAAGGCATGCCGATCGGCGTGAAGGTTACCCTCCGCGGCGACCGCATGTATTTCTTCTTGGATAAGCTCTTCAACATCGCGCTTCCGCGCGTCCGCGACTTCCGCGGCGTGTCCTCGAAAGCGTTCGACGGCCGCGGCAACTACACGCTGGGCCTCAAAGAACAACTGATCTTCCCGGAAATCGAGTACGACAAGGTCGACAAGATCCGCGGCATGGACATCGTTATCGTTACGACGGCGAAGTCCGACGAAGAATCTCGCGAGCTTCTCTCTCAAATGGGAATGCCATTCGTTAAGTAAGACCAACTCCACCTAAACGGAGGTGAACCACGCAAGTGGCAAAAACATCGATGAAAGTAAAGCAACAACGTAAGCCGAAGTTCAAAGTTCAAGCTTACACGCGTTGCGAACGCTGCGGACGCCCGCACTCTGTGCTGCGGAAATTCCATATTTGCCGGATTTGCTTCCGCGAATTGGCATACAAAGGTCAAATCCCCGGCGTGAAAAAGGCCAGCTGGTAAAAACCCTGACGAGGGAAGGAGGTACGTGATTCATGGTTATGTCCGATCCGATTGCAGATATGTTGACACGCATTCGCAACGCGAACACGGTCCGTCACGAGACGGTCGAAATCCCGGCATCCAAGATTAAGCGCGAAATCGCCGAAATCTTAAAGCAAGAGGGTTTCGTGCGCGACGCGGAATACGTTAACGACAATAAACAGGGGATCATCCGCCTGTTCTTGAAATACGGCCAGAATAACGAGCGCGTTATTACGGGTCTGAAGCGAATCAGCAAGCCGGGCCTTCGCGTCTATGCGAAGTCCAACGAACTTCCGCGCGTCTTGGGCGGTTTGGGTATCGCGATCATCTCGACATCCAAAGGCTTGATGACCGACAAAGCGGCTCGTCAATCGAAGAGCGGCGGAGAAGTCGTCTGCTACGTGTGGTAATTCAGCAACACAAGAAACGGAGGTGCAACGCAAGATGTCCCGTATTGGACGCAAACCGATTGCAGTTCCGAACGGCGTAACGGTCACCCTCGACAACCGTACGATTACGGTGAAAGGGCCGAAAGGCACGCTGTCCCGCGAACTGCATAAAGATATGAAAATCAACGTGGCGGAAAACGAAATCCTCGTAGAACGCCCATCCGATCACAAGCTGCATCGTTCCTTGCACGGTACGACTCGCAGCGTGATCGCGAACATGATCATCGGCGTAACGGACGGATACGCGAAGACGCTCGAGCTCGTCGGCGTCGGTTACCGCGCGAACAAGACAGGCGAGAAGCTTGTCCTGAACGTAGGCTACTCGCATCCGGTCGAGATCGTTCCGGAAGGCGTGGAATTCGAAGTTCCCGCACAAAACCGCATTATCGTTCGCGGCATCGACAAGGAACTCGTCGGCGCATACGCGGCGAAAGTACGCTCCGTGCGCGAGCCTGAGCCGTACAAAGGCAAAGGCATCAAATACGAAGGCGAACGCATTATCCGTAAAGAGGGTAAAGCGGGCGGCAAGAAGAAGTAATCGATCCAGCGCCGCGTAGCGGCAAGCGATCAAGCATGAGAGGAGTGAAAGTAAGCTCATGATTACGAAAGGCGATAAGAATAAAACTCGTAAAGTGCGCCATTTCCGCGTTCGGAAGAAAATCACCGGTACGGCGGAGCGCCCTAGACTGAACGTATTCCGCTCTTCGAAGCACATCTACGCGCAAATCATCGACGACGTCAAAGGCGTAACATTGGCAGCAGCCTCGACGCTCGACAAGGATTTGGAAGGCGTAGGCAACGGAGGCAACGTGGAGGCGGCTCGCAAGGTCGGCGAAGCGATCGCGAAGAAGGCGCAAGCGGCAGGTCTGAAGAACGTCGTATTCGATCGCGGCGGGTACTTGTACCACGGCCGGATCCAGGCGCTCGCGGACGCGGCTCGCGAAGCCGGTTTGGAATTCTAATCTCACAAACAAGGAGGGTTATGCTTGCGCATTGATCCGAATACAGTAGGCGAATTGACGGAGAAGGTCGTAACGATCAACCGCGTCGCTAAAGTCGTAAAAGGCGGACGCCGTTTCAGCTTCAGCGCGCTGGTCGTCGTCGGCGACGGTCAAGGTCATGTCGGCGCCGGCATCGGCAAAGCGGCGGAAGTGCCGGACGCGATTCGCAAAGGCATCGAAGACGCGAAGAAAAATCTTATCAAAATCCCGCTCGTCGGAACGACGATCCCGCACCTCGTTGTGGGTAAGTTCGGCGCAGGTCAAGTGCTTCTGAAGCCCGCTTCCGAAGGTACCGGCGTCATCGCCGGCGGCCCGGTTCGCGCGGTGCTCGAGCTTGCAGGCGTCGGCGACATCCTGACGAAATCGCTTGGCTCGT
This Paenibacillus antri DNA region includes the following protein-coding sequences:
- the rplE gene encoding 50S ribosomal protein L5, whose protein sequence is MAARLKEKFLNEVTPALMQKFSYQSVMQVPKIEKVVINMGVGDAAGNAKLLDAAVEEMQTIAGQKPIITKAKKSIAGFKLREGMPIGVKVTLRGDRMYFFLDKLFNIALPRVRDFRGVSSKAFDGRGNYTLGLKEQLIFPEIEYDKVDKIRGMDIVIVTTAKSDEESRELLSQMGMPFVK
- the rplV gene encoding 50S ribosomal protein L22, with the protein product MEAKAHLSHVRITARKARLVLDLIRGKQVGEAISILRHTPRGASPVIEKLLNSAIANAEHNYNLDPNKLVISQAYANEGPTMKRMQPHAQGRAFSIFKRTSHITLAVKEQ
- the rplN gene encoding 50S ribosomal protein L14, which translates into the protein MIQPFSRLKVADNSGAKELMCIRVLGGTGRRAAHIGDLIVCSVKEATPGGVVKKGDVVKAVIVRTVRGARRKDGSYISFDENAAVIVKEDKSPRGTRIFGPVARELRDRDFMKIVSLAPEVI
- the rplB gene encoding 50S ribosomal protein L2 encodes the protein MPIKSFKPYTASRRQMTVNAFSEITTDQPEKSLLAPLMNKAGRNNQGKITTRHHGGGHKRKYRIIDFKRNKDGVPGRVATIEYDPNRTANIALINYVDGEKRYILAPKGLKVDDVIVSGPDADIKVGNSLPMENIPVGTVIHNIELKPGKGGQLVRAAGTEAQLLGKEETYVIVRLSSGEMRRILKVCRATIGSVGNEDHELINIGKAGRSRWMRKRPTVRGVVMNPNDHPHGGGEGRAPIGRKSPMSPWGKKTLGAKTRKKNKASDKYIVRRRTK
- the rpsC gene encoding 30S ribosomal protein S3, translated to MGQKVSPVGLRIGIIRDWESKWYADKEFGKLLIEDVKIREFLKNKLKECSVSRIDIERAANRVNVTIHTAKPGMVIGKGGAEVEVIRGQLAKMTDKKVHINISEIKNAELDAILVAESIAQQLERRVSFRRAMKQAIQRTLRSGAKGIKTSVSGRLGGAEIARTEGYSEGTVPLHTLRADIDYGTAEAHTTYGRIGVKVWIYRGEVLPAAKRRTKKEGEQ
- the rpmC gene encoding 50S ribosomal protein L29, encoding MKANDLRNLTTAEIEQKVAGYKEELFNLRFQLATGQLDNPTRIREVRKEIARAKTVLRERELGIGS
- the rpsQ gene encoding 30S ribosomal protein S17, which codes for MTERNLRKEQIGKVVSDKMDKTIVVAVETYKKHELYHKRIKYTKKFKAHDETNEAKIGDTVRIMETRPLSKDKRWRLVEIVEKAVIV
- the rplP gene encoding 50S ribosomal protein L16, with protein sequence MLLPKRVKYRKEQRGSMKGRAKGGTEVAFGEYGLQALEPAWVTNRQIEAARIAMTRYIKRGGKVWIKIFPSKPITQKPLEVRMGSGKGNVEKWVAVVKPGKILFELAGVSEEIAREAMRLASHKLPIKTKFVKREELGGEANES
- a CDS encoding type Z 30S ribosomal protein S14; this translates as MAKTSMKVKQQRKPKFKVQAYTRCERCGRPHSVLRKFHICRICFRELAYKGQIPGVKKASW
- the rpsH gene encoding 30S ribosomal protein S8, giving the protein MVMSDPIADMLTRIRNANTVRHETVEIPASKIKREIAEILKQEGFVRDAEYVNDNKQGIIRLFLKYGQNNERVITGLKRISKPGLRVYAKSNELPRVLGGLGIAIISTSKGLMTDKAARQSKSGGEVVCYVW
- the rplX gene encoding 50S ribosomal protein L24, whose protein sequence is MPRLKKILESHNNKLHVKKDDTVIVITGKDKGKKGRIIASYPRENRVLVEGVNMVKKHTKPNPANPQGGIIEQEAPIHASNVMHIDPKSGKPTRIGYKTLDNGKKVRVAKKSGEVID
- the rpsS gene encoding 30S ribosomal protein S19 is translated as MGRSLKKGPFIDGYLLKKVEELNASGKKVVIKTWSRRSTVFPQFVGHTFGVYDGRKHVPVYVTEDMVGHKLGEFAPTRTYKGHTDDDKKTGRR